The following proteins are co-located in the Agromyces laixinhei genome:
- a CDS encoding 4'-phosphopantetheinyl transferase family protein, whose product MDVAAEGELIELGDSGVRVVVMLRGRRGPAADTVLRGLLAHATGVPADDVELVHGCVECGARHGRPSIAYPLTPSGAPWYADVAVAGDAVVGAAATRHPVGVGIEPASLETGAVIDEAAFHASERAALDRFDPNARAIARATLWARKSALLRAIGHTDFIEPSRLALSMPSDDGGVGRIEVSPPEFGSGWRGIRFHDIEVPGGRAASVALL is encoded by the coding sequence ATGGATGTCGCGGCCGAGGGCGAGCTCATCGAGCTCGGGGACTCCGGTGTACGAGTCGTCGTGATGCTTCGCGGGCGCCGTGGCCCGGCGGCAGACACGGTTCTGCGCGGACTGCTCGCGCATGCCACGGGGGTGCCCGCCGACGACGTCGAACTCGTGCACGGCTGCGTGGAGTGCGGGGCACGGCACGGGCGGCCGTCGATCGCGTATCCGCTGACCCCCTCGGGCGCCCCGTGGTACGCCGATGTCGCCGTCGCAGGCGATGCCGTGGTCGGAGCGGCGGCCACGAGGCATCCGGTCGGGGTCGGTATCGAGCCGGCCTCACTCGAGACCGGAGCCGTCATCGATGAAGCGGCCTTCCATGCGAGCGAGCGTGCGGCGCTCGACCGTTTCGACCCGAACGCACGCGCCATCGCCCGGGCGACGCTGTGGGCGCGGAAGTCGGCGCTCCTCCGCGCCATCGGCCACACCGACTTCATCGAACCTTCGAGGCTGGCGCTGAGCATGCCGAGCGACGACGGCGGCGTCGGCCGAATCGAGGTGAGCCCGCCCGAATTCGGCTCCGGATGGCGCGGCATCCGCTTCCACGACATCGAGGTGCCCGGCGGCCGGGCCGCGTCGGTCGCCCTGCTCTGA
- a CDS encoding lysophospholipid acyltransferase family protein → MTEIEGDTVPAPVRQGPLYRIVRGILRPLVRLIYRPTITGAEHVPMHGPVILASNHLSFVDSIVIPLASPRPVQFLAKSSYFTGTGFSGWVSRTFFGAIGAVAVDRGAGSQAQEALDAGERILDAGNAFAIYPEGTRSLDGRLYRGRTGVAWLALTTGARVVPVGLIGTEKIQPVGAKLPRVRPVTVSFGAPLDLARHGQAGSGRARRAATDEIMAAIHALSEQELAGVYNETPPQGALAKLADRVVPRERI, encoded by the coding sequence GTGACAGAGATCGAAGGCGACACCGTTCCCGCTCCGGTCCGGCAGGGTCCGCTCTACCGAATCGTCCGCGGCATCCTCCGCCCGCTCGTACGTCTCATCTACCGGCCGACGATCACCGGGGCCGAACACGTTCCCATGCACGGGCCGGTCATCCTCGCCTCGAACCACCTCTCGTTCGTCGACAGCATCGTGATTCCGCTCGCCTCACCGCGACCCGTGCAGTTCCTCGCCAAGTCGAGCTACTTCACCGGCACCGGCTTCTCGGGCTGGGTCTCGCGCACCTTCTTCGGCGCGATCGGCGCCGTCGCCGTCGACCGCGGCGCCGGCTCGCAGGCACAGGAGGCCCTCGATGCCGGCGAACGCATCCTCGACGCCGGCAACGCCTTCGCCATCTACCCCGAAGGCACGCGTTCGCTCGACGGCCGTCTCTACCGCGGCCGCACCGGTGTCGCCTGGCTCGCACTGACCACGGGTGCCCGTGTCGTGCCCGTTGGTCTCATCGGCACCGAGAAGATCCAGCCCGTCGGGGCGAAGCTGCCGCGCGTGCGACCCGTGACGGTGAGCTTCGGAGCGCCGCTCGATCTCGCGAGGCACGGCCAGGCCGGGTCTGGGCGCGCCCGTCGAGCCGCGACCGATGAGATCATGGCGGCGATCCACGCGCTCAGCGAGCAAGAGCTCGCCGGCGTGTACAACGAAACCCCGCCGCAAGGCGCCCTCGCCAAGCTCGCCGACCGCGTGGTTCCGCGCGAGCGGATCTGA
- a CDS encoding OsmC family protein produces MLGEHRYEIEVEWQGDRGTGTSGYRDYGRQHVVRAADKLHEITGSSDRAFHGDRERWNPEELLLAALGQCHMLSYLHVATNHGILVRGYTDRPVGLMREDGRGGGAFVEAVLRPRVVVADASMLGLARTIHGEAAEKCFIAASVAFPVRHEPVVTVSQR; encoded by the coding sequence ATGCTCGGCGAACACCGCTACGAGATCGAGGTCGAGTGGCAGGGCGACCGCGGCACGGGCACCTCGGGCTATCGCGACTACGGCCGTCAGCACGTCGTTCGCGCGGCGGACAAGCTGCACGAGATCACGGGGTCGAGCGACCGGGCGTTCCACGGGGATCGCGAGCGCTGGAACCCCGAGGAGCTGCTGCTCGCCGCTCTCGGACAGTGCCACATGCTCTCGTACCTGCACGTCGCGACGAATCACGGCATTCTCGTGCGCGGCTACACCGATCGGCCCGTCGGGCTCATGCGCGAAGACGGCCGCGGCGGCGGGGCATTCGTCGAGGCCGTACTGCGACCGCGCGTCGTCGTGGCGGATGCCTCGATGCTGGGGCTCGCCCGCACGATCCACGGCGAGGCGGCCGAGAAGTGCTTCATCGCGGCATCCGTGGCATTCCCGGTGCGGCACGAACCGGTCGTGACCGTCAGTCAGCGCTGA
- the gabT gene encoding 4-aminobutyrate--2-oxoglutarate transaminase, producing MTDSRIDAQTAAAPVYSVPQERKIVTAIPGPKSLELQARRSKVVSSGVSSALPVYIERANGAILVDVDGNRFVDFGAGIGVTTVGHTEQSVVAAAAEQLQDVIHTLFTITPYEEYVRVAELLAERTPGNWQKKSVLVNSGAEAVENAVKIARKHTGRRAVAVLDHAYHGRTNLTMAMNYKAMPYATGFGPLAGDVYHAPSSYPYRDGLSGEDAAARTVAYLEKVVGASDLACLVVEPIQGEGGFMVPADGFLPTLQAWCTEHGVVMIADEIQSGMARTGRYYASEHFGWEPDLVLSAKGIAGGLPLAAVTGRAEIMDSAQPGGLGGTFGGNPVACAAAIAVFESIEQNDLLAHAQRIEAALRAGLTKLAERYDIIGEIRGMGAMIAIELVQPGTARTTKIPNAEAVAAIVAFAGQHGVLFLSAGTFGNVLRFLPSLAVSDALIEDGLRVLDDALASIG from the coding sequence ATGACTGATTCCCGCATCGACGCCCAGACAGCCGCCGCCCCGGTCTATTCCGTGCCGCAGGAGCGCAAGATCGTGACCGCCATCCCCGGTCCGAAGTCGCTCGAGCTGCAGGCCCGACGATCGAAGGTCGTCTCATCCGGCGTCTCCTCGGCGCTGCCCGTCTACATCGAGCGGGCGAACGGCGCGATCCTGGTCGACGTCGACGGCAACCGCTTCGTCGACTTCGGTGCCGGCATCGGCGTGACCACGGTCGGGCACACCGAGCAGAGCGTCGTCGCCGCGGCGGCCGAGCAGCTGCAAGACGTCATCCACACGCTCTTCACGATCACCCCGTACGAGGAGTACGTGCGTGTCGCCGAACTCCTCGCCGAGCGCACGCCGGGCAACTGGCAGAAGAAGAGCGTGCTCGTCAACTCCGGAGCCGAGGCGGTCGAGAACGCCGTGAAGATCGCCCGCAAGCACACCGGTCGCCGTGCCGTCGCCGTGCTCGACCACGCCTATCACGGCCGCACGAACCTCACGATGGCGATGAACTACAAGGCGATGCCGTACGCGACCGGGTTCGGTCCGCTCGCCGGCGACGTCTACCACGCGCCGAGTTCGTACCCATACCGCGACGGCCTGTCGGGCGAAGATGCTGCCGCCCGCACGGTCGCCTACCTCGAGAAGGTCGTCGGGGCGAGCGACCTCGCCTGCCTCGTCGTCGAGCCGATCCAGGGCGAGGGCGGCTTCATGGTGCCCGCCGACGGGTTCCTCCCGACCCTGCAGGCGTGGTGCACCGAGCACGGCGTCGTCATGATCGCCGACGAGATCCAGTCGGGCATGGCCCGCACCGGCCGCTACTACGCGAGCGAGCACTTCGGCTGGGAGCCCGACCTCGTGCTCTCGGCGAAGGGCATTGCGGGCGGCCTTCCCCTCGCCGCGGTCACCGGTCGTGCCGAGATCATGGACTCCGCGCAGCCCGGCGGACTCGGGGGCACCTTCGGCGGCAACCCCGTCGCATGCGCCGCGGCCATCGCCGTCTTCGAATCGATCGAGCAGAACGACCTGCTCGCCCACGCGCAGCGCATCGAGGCCGCCCTCCGCGCGGGCCTCACGAAGCTCGCGGAGCGCTACGACATCATCGGTGAGATCCGCGGCATGGGAGCCATGATCGCCATCGAGCTCGTGCAACCCGGCACCGCTCGCACCACGAAGATCCCGAATGCCGAAGCGGTCGCCGCGATCGTCGCGTTCGCCGGCCAGCACGGCGTGCTCTTCCTCAGCGCCGGCACCTTCGGCAACGTGCTGCGCTTCCTGCCGAGCCTGGCGGTGAGCGACGCACTCATCGAAGACGGTCTCCGCGTGCTCGACGACGCCCTCGCCTCCATCGGATAG
- a CDS encoding asparaginase, whose translation MTGTFSVTDSVELAVVERSGFTESRHAGSAVVLSPEGEVLRALGDVVTPIFPRSCLKPFQAVAVMTSGVTLRGEDAAIATASHSGTAAHVALVRRLLERQSLPESALGCPPAAPSDQVAREQLTRSGGPRERVYMNCSGKHAAMLLACVAGDWPLEGYLEFGHPLQKRVLDVIERFTGERPAATAVDGCGAPVHAISLGGLARGIQKITTAAAGSPFALYREAAALTEAVREHAWAVGGPGQPDTVAVERLGVFAKIGAEGVMVMTAPDGTTVALKVLDGSSRASTIIALRLLAQSGAIDDRAIDAVQTELDLWVIGGEQRVGSIRATI comes from the coding sequence GTGACCGGCACATTCTCAGTCACTGACAGCGTCGAACTCGCCGTGGTCGAGCGTAGTGGTTTCACCGAGTCCCGGCACGCGGGTTCCGCCGTCGTGCTCTCCCCCGAGGGCGAGGTGCTGCGCGCCCTCGGCGACGTCGTCACCCCGATCTTCCCCCGGTCCTGCCTGAAGCCGTTCCAGGCCGTCGCCGTCATGACCTCGGGCGTCACGCTCCGCGGCGAAGACGCGGCGATCGCAACGGCGAGCCATTCGGGCACCGCGGCGCATGTCGCACTCGTGCGGCGCCTGCTCGAACGGCAGTCGCTGCCCGAGTCGGCGCTCGGCTGCCCGCCGGCGGCCCCCAGCGACCAGGTGGCGCGCGAACAGCTCACCCGCTCCGGGGGCCCGCGTGAGCGGGTCTACATGAACTGCTCCGGCAAGCACGCGGCGATGCTCCTCGCCTGCGTCGCAGGCGACTGGCCGCTCGAGGGCTACCTCGAGTTCGGCCATCCGCTGCAGAAGCGTGTGCTCGACGTCATCGAACGCTTCACCGGAGAGCGCCCGGCGGCGACGGCGGTCGACGGCTGCGGCGCCCCCGTGCACGCGATCAGCCTCGGCGGGCTCGCTCGCGGCATCCAGAAGATCACGACCGCCGCGGCCGGCTCACCCTTCGCCCTGTATCGCGAAGCGGCGGCGCTCACCGAGGCCGTGCGCGAGCACGCCTGGGCCGTGGGCGGCCCCGGCCAGCCCGACACGGTCGCCGTCGAGCGCCTCGGCGTCTTCGCCAAGATCGGCGCCGAGGGCGTCATGGTCATGACGGCACCCGACGGCACCACCGTGGCGCTCAAGGTGCTCGACGGTTCCTCTCGCGCCTCGACGATCATCGCGCTCCGGCTGCTCGCCCAGTCGGGCGCGATCGACGACCGGGCCATCGATGCCGTGCAGACCGAGCTCGACCTCTGGGTCATCGGCGGCGAGCAGCGCGTCGGCTCGATCCGCGCCACCATCTGA